GGTTCAGCCCGGTATTTCTGAGCCAGGCCAGCGCCGGCCAGGCCGGGCGGAACAGCTCGTGCAGCGCATGCGTCGTAAGCTGCAGCGCCTGCACCTCTTCGGCCCGCTTGCGCTCGTAGCGGCGCAGCACGCGCACGTCACCCAGCACGCTGCGATCGGTGTCGGCCAGCACGCCGGCCAGCACGCGCACGTCGGCAAAACCCAGATTCACGCCGTGACCCGACAGCGGGTGGATGGCATGTGCCGCATCGCCGACCAGCGCCACGCCCGGTGCGATCACCTTGGGTACCTGCATCAGGCGCAGCGGAAAACCGGCTGCCGGCGTCACCAGCTCGAGTGCGCCGAGCACGTGATCGCCCGCGGCGGCAACCTCGATCGCCAGTGTCGCCGCGTCATGTTGCAGGAGTTCGCGACCCCTGGCTTCCGGCGCCGACCACACCATCGACATGTGCTGGTCCGGCAGCGGCAGGAAAGCCAGCACGCCATCGGGCCGGAACCATTGCCAGGCGCAGCCCAGATGCGGCTTTTCGCAGTGGAAGTTGGCGATCACGCCCAGTTCGTTGTAATCGGTGAAGCGCGCGTCCAGCCCGA
The sequence above is a segment of the Methyloversatilis sp. RAC08 genome. Coding sequences within it:
- a CDS encoding UbiH/UbiF family hydroxylase, with amino-acid sequence MQQDLQFDVVIVGAGLPGLALCAALRRAQLSVALIEGRMPEWPVGSWDARVYAVSPSSAAFLESVGAWAHLDHARMQPLARIEVFGDRGARLDFSAFDVGVGELAWITESSLIARELWEGVKRQANATLLCPARPAKLAHERGRSRLTLEDGRTLDAALVVGADGVNSWVRSQVGLDARFTDYNELGVIANFHCEKPHLGCAWQWFRPDGVLAFLPLPDQHMSMVWSAPEARGRELLQHDAATLAIEVAAAGDHVLGALELVTPAAGFPLRLMQVPKVIAPGVALVGDAAHAIHPLSGHGVNLGFADVRVLAGVLADTDRSVLGDVRVLRRYERKRAEEVQALQLTTHALHELFRPAWPALAWLRNTGLNLTQGLPVLRNALVRYALG